In the genome of Parus major isolate Abel chromosome 2, Parus_major1.1, whole genome shotgun sequence, one region contains:
- the RBBP8 gene encoding DNA endonuclease RBBP8 translates to MNASGGSCGSPSSAEPAGDIFKEVWCKLKECHDKEVQGLQLKISKLKKERCLDAERLEEFYTKNQQLREQQKALHDTIKVLEDRLRAGLCDRCAVTEEHMRKKQQEFENIRQQNLKLITELMNEKNNLQDENKKLTEQFQQLQKELGVQKQQAVEEEEGVIPDSPVLTSSFSVVNCMRRKKENRHVRYTEHTPPDLELRESNSETGKIPLFSTQVNTHHGGEILVAETCDPQLSPVPNKPKVGGYPVPKPSFNLAAVVAETIGLGVEDESESQSVLNLPLTNTVTSQPSESMQSEDSRKHPASESRNDDNNLGISDPSHNTPPCDGWDSRVASPVFGASSSMKNNSSTVHAPCILDSGSKPHLKTNLFNNPSNSRSHKSRSKSEDVAFVAPLNLGTEINSVISQASVHRQMVVKKNSNEAVTCVGNTCTAKNQVIKSDVLLVYQKQLEGRCAKRKKVEDDHAVSCEKTSFSKENSVPFGSDVQQVNGEHTGDKPLDLSDRFSGVRGQEKKQGSEETFKNKMKQVTLHDIFAHVGKTLPEGSSSVQNANNESCLFGRDLQEESYVQEAVLGKIFPDRKNQIPMKEEVPPFKFAPLLGSAETEELFDDVKVASGHVPNRKKTRTGHGESEPASVLQPNPCRLSKSKAQQNEQDLKDKPSLENFQWSIDPGADLSQYKMDITVIDTKGGSQTTVGGEVVDMDYTYVSDSVLLKMKNQESSPRGEITDMFDRTTHEEYESCLPEDSLSACDEKETLHDEDQDKEIAASKKLKEHEDKQDKAKQKAFVEPYFKIDERKNTVLDFPHIEVIRKKEERRKLLGHTCKECEIYYADIPEEEREKKLASCSRHRFRYIPPNTPENFWEVGFPSTQTCVERGYIKEDLAPCQRPKRRQPYAVMFSPKGKEQKT, encoded by the exons ATGAATGCATCTGGAGGAAGCTGTGGAAGCCCTAGTTCTGCAGAACCTGCAGGAGATATCTTCAAAGAAGTGTGGTGCAAACTGAAAGAATGCCATGATAAAGAAGTTCAAG GCTTACAGCTGAAAATATCTAAgttgaaaaaggaaagatgcTT ggaTGCAGAAAGGCTTGAAGAGTTCTATACCAAGAACCAACAGCTCAGAGAACAGCAAAAAGCACTTCATGACACTATCAAggttttagaagacag ATTAAGAGCGGGGTTATGTGATCGTTGTGCTGTAACCGAAGAACATatgagaaagaagcagcaagagTTTGAAAATATCCGGCAGCAGAATCTCAAACTTATTACTGAGCTTA tgaatgaaaaaaacaatttacagGATGAGAATAAGAAGTTAACTGAACAGTTCCAGCAGTTACAGAAGGAGCTAGG GGTGCAAAAGCAGCAAGCagtggaggaagaagaaggagtCATTCCAGATTCTCCAGTTCtaacatcttcattttctgtggtgAATtgtatgagaagaaaaaaagagaataggCATGTCCGATATACAGAACATACACCCCCAGATCTGGAACTTAGGGAAAGCAACAGTG AGACTGGAAAAATTCCACTCTTTTCCACACAAGTGAACACTCATCATGGAGGAGAGATACTAGTGGCAGAAACCTGTGATCCAcagctgtcccctgtgccaA ATAAACCAAAGGTGGGAGGATACCCTGTTCCAAAGCCATCTTTTAACTTGGCTGCAGTCGTTGCAGAAACAATTGGACTGGGTGTTGAAGACGAATCT GAGTCCCAGAGTGTACTGAATCTTCCCCTCACTAATACAGTTACGAGCCAGCCCTCAGAGAGCATGCAGTCTGAAGACTCAAGAAAACATCCAGCTTCTGAATCAAGAAACGATGACAACAATTTAGG TATTTCAGATCCATCTCATAACACTCCACCATGTGATGGCTGGGATTCTCGGGTAGCTTCTCCTGTTTTTGGAGCTTCTAGCAGCATGAAGAACAACTCAAGTACAGTTCATGCTCCTTGTATTTTAGATTCAGGATCAAAGCCTCATCTCAAAACCAACCTCTTCAACAATCCATCCAATTCCAGATCTCATAAAAGTAGATCAAAATCTGAAGATGTTGCTTTTGTTGCACCACTGAATCTCGGGACAGAAATCAACTCAGTTATCAGTCAGGCCTCTGTCCATAGGCAAATGGTTGTGAAAAAGAATTCTAATGAGGCTGTAACTTGTGTTGGAAATACCTGCACAGCTAAAAATCAGGTGATCAAGAGCGATGTCCTTCTTGTATACCAGAAGCAGCTTGAAGGCAGGTGTGCTAAGAGAAAGAAAGTTGAAGATGATCATGCAGTTAGCTGTGAGAAAACTTCATTCAGTAAAGAGAACTCTGTACCCTTTGGATCTGATGTTCAGCAGGTCAATGGGGAGCATACAGGTGATAAGCCCTTGGATCTGTCTGATCGCTTCTCTGGAGTTCGTGgtcaagagaaaaaacaaggaagtgaggagacattcaaaaataaaatgaagcaaGTGACTCTGCATGACATTTTTGCACACGTAGGGAAGACACTTCCTGAAGGTTCATCATCTGTTCAAAATGCCAACAATGAGAGCTGTTTGTTTGGCAGAGATTTACAAGAGGAATCCTATGTACaagaggcagtgctgggaaaaataTTCCCTGACAGGAAAAACCAGATCCCAATGAAAGAAGAAGTTCCGCCCTTTAAATTTGCGCCACTGCTGGGttctgcagagacagaggaaCTTTTTGATGATGTAAAG GTTGCCAGTGGCCATGTAccaaatagaaagaaaacaaggacaGGACATGGAGAGTCTGAACCAGCATCTGTACTTCAGCCAAACCCTTGTAGACTATCAAAAAGTAAAGCACAGCAAAATGAGCAAG ACCTGAAAGATAAACCCTCTTTAGAAAACTTCCAGTGGAGCATAGACCCAGGAGCTGACCTTTCACAGTACAAAATGGACATTACTGTGATTGATACGAAG ggtGGTTCTCAGACCACAGTTGGAGGGGAAGTTGTTGATATGGATTATACATATGTTAGTGACAGTGtactgttaaaaatgaaaaatcaagaaagCAGTCCAC GTGGAGAAATAACAGATATGTTTGATCGGACAACCCACGAAGAATATGAATCCTGCCTACCAGAAGACAGTCTTTCTGCATGTGATGAAAAAGAAACTCTTCATGATGAAGATCAGGATAAGGAAATAGCAGCAAGCAAGAAACTAAAGG AGCATGAGGATAAACAAGATAAAGCCAAGCAGAAAGCTTTTGTGGAGCCTTATTTCAAAATTGATGAGAG aaagaataCTGTGTTAGATTTTCCTCATATTGAGGTTATTcgaaaaaaagaagaaagaagaaaattgcttgGCCACACTTGTAAGGAATGTGAAATA TATTATGCAGACATTCcagaagaagagagagagaagaaactAGCTTCCTGTTCCAGACACAGATTTCGCTACATTCCTCCAAATACTCCAGAAAATTTCTGGGAGGTTGGATTTCCTTCCACCCAAACCTGTGTGGAAAGAG gCTACATTAAAGAGGATCTTGCTCCCTGTCAACGTCCAAAAAGGCGGCAGCCTTATGCTGTAATGTTTTCTCCAAAAGGCAAAGAGCAGAAGACATAA